In the genome of Panthera uncia isolate 11264 chromosome B3 unlocalized genomic scaffold, Puncia_PCG_1.0 HiC_scaffold_1, whole genome shotgun sequence, one region contains:
- the JKAMP gene encoding JNK1/MAPK8-associated membrane protein isoform X1: protein MAVDIQPACLGLYCGKTLLFKNGSTEIYGECGVCPRGQRTNAQKYCQPCTESPELYDWLYLGFMAMLPLVLHWFFIEWYSGKKSSSALFQHITALFECSMAAIITLLVSDPVGVLYIRSCRVLMLSDWYTMLYNPSPDYVTTVHCTHEAVYPLYTIVFIYYAFCLVLMMLLRPLLVKKIACGLGKSDRFKSIYAALYFFPILTVLQAVGGGLLYYAFPYIILVLSLVTLAVYMSASEIENCYDLLVRKKRLIVLFSHWLLHAYGIISISRVDKLEQDLPLLALVPTPALFYLFTAKFTEPSRILSEGANGH, encoded by the exons ATGG ctgtcgATATTCAACCAGCATGCCTTGGACTTTACTGTGGGAAGaccctattatttaaaaatggctCAACTGAAATATATGGAGAATGTGGG GTGTGTCCAAGAGGACAGAGAACAAATGCACAGAAATATTGTCAGCCTTGCACAGAGTCTCCAGAACTTTATGATTGGCTTTATCTTGGATTTATGGCTATGCTTCCTCTTGTTTTACATTGGTTCTTCATTGAATGGTACTCGGGGAAAAAGAG TTCCAGTGCCCTTTTCCAGCACATCACTGCATTATTTGAATGCAGTATGGCAGCTATTATCACCTTACTTGTGAGCGATCCAGTTGGTGTTCTTTATATCCGTTCGTGTCGAGTACTGATGCTTTCTGATTGGTACACAATGCTTTACAACCCAAGTCCTGATTACGTTACCACAGTGCACTGTACTCATGAAGCTGTCTACCCGCT ATACACCATCGTATTCATCTATTATGCATTCTGCTTGGTATTGATGATGCTGCTCCGACCCCTTCTGGTAAAGAAGATCGCCTGTGGCTTAGGAAAGTCTGATcgatttaaaagtatttatgcTGCACTTTACTTCTTCCCGATTTTAACTGTGCTTCAGGCAGTTGGTGGAGGCCTTTTAT attatGCCTTTCCATACATTATATTAGTATTATCTTTGGTTACTCTGGCTGTGTACATGTCGGCTTCTGAAATAGAG aattGCTATGATCTTCTggtgagaaagaaaagacttATTGTTCTCTTCAGCCACTGGTTACTTCATGCCTATGGAATAATATCCATTTCCAGAGTGGATAAACTCGAGCAAGATTTACCCCTTTTGGCTTTGGTACCCACCCCAGCTCTTTTTTACTTGTTCACCGCAAAATTTACCGAACCTTCACGGATACTGTCCGAAGGAGCCAATGGACACTGA
- the JKAMP gene encoding JNK1/MAPK8-associated membrane protein isoform X2 gives MACLGLYCGKTLLFKNGSTEIYGECGVCPRGQRTNAQKYCQPCTESPELYDWLYLGFMAMLPLVLHWFFIEWYSGKKSSSALFQHITALFECSMAAIITLLVSDPVGVLYIRSCRVLMLSDWYTMLYNPSPDYVTTVHCTHEAVYPLYTIVFIYYAFCLVLMMLLRPLLVKKIACGLGKSDRFKSIYAALYFFPILTVLQAVGGGLLYYAFPYIILVLSLVTLAVYMSASEIENCYDLLVRKKRLIVLFSHWLLHAYGIISISRVDKLEQDLPLLALVPTPALFYLFTAKFTEPSRILSEGANGH, from the exons ATGG CATGCCTTGGACTTTACTGTGGGAAGaccctattatttaaaaatggctCAACTGAAATATATGGAGAATGTGGG GTGTGTCCAAGAGGACAGAGAACAAATGCACAGAAATATTGTCAGCCTTGCACAGAGTCTCCAGAACTTTATGATTGGCTTTATCTTGGATTTATGGCTATGCTTCCTCTTGTTTTACATTGGTTCTTCATTGAATGGTACTCGGGGAAAAAGAG TTCCAGTGCCCTTTTCCAGCACATCACTGCATTATTTGAATGCAGTATGGCAGCTATTATCACCTTACTTGTGAGCGATCCAGTTGGTGTTCTTTATATCCGTTCGTGTCGAGTACTGATGCTTTCTGATTGGTACACAATGCTTTACAACCCAAGTCCTGATTACGTTACCACAGTGCACTGTACTCATGAAGCTGTCTACCCGCT ATACACCATCGTATTCATCTATTATGCATTCTGCTTGGTATTGATGATGCTGCTCCGACCCCTTCTGGTAAAGAAGATCGCCTGTGGCTTAGGAAAGTCTGATcgatttaaaagtatttatgcTGCACTTTACTTCTTCCCGATTTTAACTGTGCTTCAGGCAGTTGGTGGAGGCCTTTTAT attatGCCTTTCCATACATTATATTAGTATTATCTTTGGTTACTCTGGCTGTGTACATGTCGGCTTCTGAAATAGAG aattGCTATGATCTTCTggtgagaaagaaaagacttATTGTTCTCTTCAGCCACTGGTTACTTCATGCCTATGGAATAATATCCATTTCCAGAGTGGATAAACTCGAGCAAGATTTACCCCTTTTGGCTTTGGTACCCACCCCAGCTCTTTTTTACTTGTTCACCGCAAAATTTACCGAACCTTCACGGATACTGTCCGAAGGAGCCAATGGACACTGA